The genomic DNA GTGGAAGCTGTCGCCGCCAGCCTTCGAGGAGAAAGAACTTGCGGTGGAGGCGGCCGTGTAGCACTACCGCGAAGGTATGGTTCCCCTCGGGCAGGTGAAGGACCTGGAGACGGCGAAGCAGATGGCGGCGCTGCTCGAGGCGGAGAACGCGCGGCTGCACCAGCGGCTGGAGGCGCTGGTGCAAGAGAATGCGCGGCTCAAGGGGGAGGACGCCCAGGCGCGGCTGCAACTGGAGCTCACCCAGCTCCAGGAGCAACTGGCGCGCATGCAGCAGCGCCTCTTCGGAGCCTCCAGCGAGAAGCGCCCGAGCGCGCAGCAGGAGGAGCCCGCCGCGCGCGAGTGCCAGCAGCGGGGACATGGGCCGCGAGCCCAGCCGGAGCTGCCCGTGCAAGAGGTGCTGCTGCCGTTGGACGAGGCGGACAAGGTATGCGGCCTGTGCGGCGGAGCCCTCGCGGAGTGGCGGGGGCAGACGGAGGACAGCGAGGAGGTGAGCGTGGTGGAGCGCCACTTCGTCCTCAAGCGCTACCGCCGACAGAAGTACCGCTGCCCGGAGGGGTGCGCACCCGTCACCGCACCCACCGCGCCGCGCCTCATTCCGGGCGGCCGCTACGCGGTGGATTTCGCCGTGCACGTGGCGCTGCAGAAGTATGCCTTCCACCTGCCGCTGGCGCGCCAGGAGCGCATGTACCGGCGCGAGGGCCTGGTAGTGGATACCCAGACACTCTGGGACCAGTTGTCCGCCCTGGCCCGCCACCTCCAGCCCAGCTACGAGGCACTGCTCGCCGTCGTCTTCGCTTCCCCCCTCATCCACGCGGATGAGACGCACTGGCACCTGCTGGACAAGGGCCCGGGGAAGAAGTGGTACGCATGGACGGTGGCCAGTCCCCGTGCGGTGCACCACCGCATTCTCCCCAGCCGCTCCGGGGCCACGGCCCGGCAGGTGCTGGGCAACTACCAGGGCGTCGCCATGGTGGACGGCTACGCCGCCTACCAGACGGCGACGAAACCGGGGGCCGACGGGCCGGCCTCCTGTAGCCTGGTGTTTTGTTGGGCCCACGTGCGGCGCAAATTCGTGGAGGCCGAGCAGGTGGCCCCCGCGTGCGCCCAGGTGCTGTCTCTCATTGGCCAGTTGTATGCCATTGAGGCCGGCCTGCCTGACCCACATGCGCTGGAGGGAGCACAACAGACCGCGGCGCTCGCGTACCGTCTGCTGGTGCGGCGGGAGCAGTCCGTCCCGCTGGTGGCGGCCATCCGCGAGTGGGCACTGGCTCAGCGCGCGCTGCCAGGCAGCGGCCTGCGCAAGGCCCTCGAGTACATGCTGGCGCTGTGGAGCGGGCTCACCGTCTTCCTCTCCAACCCCTGGGTGCCCTTGGACAACAACCTGGTGGAGCGCCAGCTGCGCGACCTGGTGCTGGGCCGCAAGAATCACTACGGCTCCAAGTCGCTGCGCGGCACCGAGGTGGCGGCCCTCTTCTACTCGCTGATTGAGACGGCCCGCCTGGGCGGTGAGGACCCGGGGCGCTACCTGCTGCGCGCCGCGCTCGCCGCCATCGACAACCCCGGCACCTTCACGCTCCCCTCCAGCCTCGACTGACGCCGCCGCGCTTTGTTTCGTGGCCCGGCTGGCTCTCCTCGCCTCGTCCAGACGGGGCTCGGCGAGCTATTACGTCCGCTCCTCCTTTGGTTCCTCCTTCGCGGCTGTCTCAGGAGGAGGGCTCGCCCCTCGTGGCCGCGGCTTCGCATTGGCTTGAGGACGCGAACTCTGACTCCACGGGAACGTCCTACCGGTCGTCTGGCTGGTCGCCATCACGGAAGGTGTCTGAATTGCCTTTGTTGACTCATCCGCAGCGCGCTTTCCTCATCGAAACCACTACACCCCACGGCGCCCCCACGTGCGCGGGAGACAATTTCATGGGCGACCTTTCTGGCATCGGGCAGCGCACTTCTTTCCTCGTCGTCCCGAAGCCAACCCAGACGCCCACCCCCACGGACACGGCGAGCTTCATCAAGAACCACTCGCTCGCCGCGCATAAAAAAACTACACCGGCAAAACGCTCCTGAGCTCCGCTTCGAGTGCGAGGAGGTAGCCGGCGGGGTCTTTGCGGAAACGCCGGCCCAGGACACGAGGCTGGCGACGCGAGTCCAGAGAGGTGCGCAGCGTGCGCCACGCAGCGGTGTCCTTGGGGGCCAGGTCGCGGCCCTTCACGGGCGAGAGGCGCGTGGCCGCCGCGGCCACTATTCGTACCTGGCCGCGCACCACCAGGCCTTCGCTACCGCGTCGCCGCCCCGAGGCACGACGCTCGTGGTAGCGGGCAGTGCCGAAGAAATGCTCCAGGTCGTTGTTCGTCCGGGGTAGCCCCTCCACGTCGTAGCAGTGGAAGAGCCCGGCCCAGTAGCGGCGTGTCTCCGTGAGGAAGTGCTTGAGAGCGGCACGAAGCGGCGTACGAGTCCGCCGCACGTGCCGCGAGAGCGCGGACACCAGCCCACTCATGCGGGTGCGCACGTGCTCTCCTGAGTCGCCCTCCTCGTTTTGGAGTAACTCGGCCGTCCGCTCCACCCAGTCATAAGCGTGCTCCAGGGAAGGCCACATGAGGGCCGTCTCCGTCAGCCCTCGCCGCAGCAGGTGCCCTAAGCGCATCAGTTCCTTGGAGCGAGCCCCCCTTTTTGTGCTCGTTCCAGGCTCTGCTCAATGCTCTCGAGCCGTTGGTGCAATTGCAGGCCGGAGGGCCGCAAGGGCGGCCGGCGGTCATCGGTGAGAGCACTGCGGACAGCGGCGCAGTAGCCACGCACCACCCGGGCCTCGGTATCGTCGCGCTGCTCCACGGCCCGCTCCACGGGGCGTACGCCTCGCACCCGCTTCTTCAGCTCCTTCTTCGCATGCCGGTCCGCCTCATACAGCGGGCGGGCCGCCTCCCTCAGGTAGTGGAAGTGGCACAACTGGTGCAGCACTCCGGGCAGAGCCGTGGAGACGGCGTTACGGATGGAGCGCTGGCCGTCGGAGACGACGCCCGCCACCGGGACGTCGAGCGCCGCCAGCACCTCGTTGAAGAGCGAGGCGAGCTCCTCCTCGCCCGAGGACAACAGACTTCTGGCCGCCAGCACCTCGCCCGACAAGCAGTCGCGCACCACCCACAGCACCTCGTGCCCTACGTCCGGTTGCAGCCCGTCAATGGCCAGCACCACCCGGCCCTGCTTGCCCGTCACCTCGCGCAGCCGCTGACTGTCGGCCAGGCGCAGGGCCAGCAACTCGTCATAGCGGTCCAGCAGGTTGGTGACGCTCCTCTCTGAAATGGGCACGCCTCGCTCTCGCAAGGCGGCGTGGATTTCCGGCACGCTGCGGTGCTCCTGGTAGCGCAGCGCGCCAATGAGCGCGATGACGTCCAGTCCGAACTCGTGCTCGGGCAGCACCCACCGCCCTTCCTCCTCCGCACGCACCGCCTTGCGGTACAGCGCACAACCCTCCCGGTGACACACCCGTACCTGCACCTTGAGGGCTACCACGGCCTCCAGCGTCACCACGTTGCGGCGCGCCCGGTAGTCCGCTCGGGCTGGGCCCGCGCATGCCGCGCACTTCCTCCTCCGGTTCTCCAATCCCACCTGCTTGCTTGCCGCTGGGTGGCTCGTGGTGCGGGCCATGGCACTACCTCCGATGTCTCTACGTCGACAACACCTCGGAGGTCAGGTTTTATTTACCGGTGTAGAAAAAAACGGACGCATCGGCGGTGATGGTCGCCCAGCACAAGGACACCTTCACTGCCGCGAAGACGAAGACCATGTGCGTGGCCCAGGCGCCGCTCAACCCCTCCGGACGGGCCCTCACGGCCTCGAGTGGAGCCGAGGCCGCAGCGCGGCTGAAGAACGAGGGCAACTACTACACCGCGAACTGGAAGGAGTATCGGGGCCAGGACTTCCTGAATACGATGGAGGCCCACAAGGACGATCCCGCGTTCATGCGGGACATGTACGAGCAGTTGGGTCCCAAGCTCACCAGCCAGCTCCTCGATGATGCGGCCAACGCCATCCGCCAGGACAACCACAATACTTACGGCAACCAGGCGGCTGCCCAGCGCGCCTTGTCCTCTGTGGCGAAGTCGCTCGACGCCATGCCTCCCCCCTTCCAGGGGCAGGTGGGCCGTCTGGCGGGAAGGAACCACCCCGCAGCCGCGCTCGTGCTCAAGCATGGCGCCAGCCTGGCGGTGAAGCAGGGTTTTCTCGAAGGCATCAAGCCTGCGGCACTCGGCTCTGTCTACGG from Melittangium boletus DSM 14713 includes the following:
- the tnpC gene encoding IS66 family transposase, which codes for MVPLGQVKDLETAKQMAALLEAENARLHQRLEALVQENARLKGEDAQARLQLELTQLQEQLARMQQRLFGASSEKRPSAQQEEPAARECQQRGHGPRAQPELPVQEVLLPLDEADKVCGLCGGALAEWRGQTEDSEEVSVVERHFVLKRYRRQKYRCPEGCAPVTAPTAPRLIPGGRYAVDFAVHVALQKYAFHLPLARQERMYRREGLVVDTQTLWDQLSALARHLQPSYEALLAVVFASPLIHADETHWHLLDKGPGKKWYAWTVASPRAVHHRILPSRSGATARQVLGNYQGVAMVDGYAAYQTATKPGADGPASCSLVFCWAHVRRKFVEAEQVAPACAQVLSLIGQLYAIEAGLPDPHALEGAQQTAALAYRLLVRREQSVPLVAAIREWALAQRALPGSGLRKALEYMLALWSGLTVFLSNPWVPLDNNLVERQLRDLVLGRKNHYGSKSLRGTEVAALFYSLIETARLGGEDPGRYLLRAALAAIDNPGTFTLPSSLD
- a CDS encoding transposase (programmed frameshift) produces the protein MARTTSHPAASKQVGLENRRRKCAACAGPARADYRARRNVVTLEAVVALKVQVRVCHREGCALYRKAVRAEEEGRWVLPEHEFGLDVIALIGALRYQEHRSVPEIHAALRERGVPISERSVTNLLDRYDELLALRLADSQRLREVTGKQGRVVLAIDGLQPDVGHEVLWVVRDCLSGEVLAARSLLSSGEEELASLFNEVLAALDVPVAGVVSDGQRSIRNAVSTALPGVLHQLCHFHYLREAARPLYEADRHAKKELKKRVRGVRPVERAVEQRDDTEARVVRGYCAAVRSALTDDRRPPLRPSGLQLHQRLESIEQSLERAPKRGARSKELMRLGHLLRRGLTETALMWPSLEHAYDWVERTAELLQNEEGDSGEHVRTRMSGLVSALSRHVRRTRTPLRAALKHFLTETRRYWAGLFHCYDVEGLPRTNNDLEHFFGTARYHERRASGRRRGSEGLVVRGQVRIVAAAATRLSPVKGRDLAPKDTAAWRTLRTSLDSRRQPRVLGRRFRKDPAGYLLALEAELRSVLPV